In one Culex quinquefasciatus strain JHB chromosome 2, VPISU_Cqui_1.0_pri_paternal, whole genome shotgun sequence genomic region, the following are encoded:
- the LOC6038471 gene encoding GDP-mannose 4,6 dehydratase — protein sequence MILHYGDMTDSGCLVKIISADRPTKIYNLVAQSLVKVSFDLSEYTAEVDAAGTLRLLDVIRTCGLEYGKVLRMPQSEKKLRSTTNHRGAGKTSVS from the coding sequence ATGATTCTGCACTACGGCGACATGACTGACAGCGGTTGCCTGGTGAAGATCATTTCGGCCGACCGCCCGACTAAGATCTACAACTTGGTCGCGCAAAGTCTCGTCAAGGTTTCGTTCGACCTGAGCGAATACACGGCCGAAGTGGACGCCGCAGGGACGCTCCGGCTGCTGGATGTCATCCGGACGTGCGGGTTGGAGTACGGAAAGGTCCTCAGAATGCCGCAGAGCGAGAAAAAACTCCGTTCAACCACGAATCACCGTGGCGCGGGGAAAACTTCGGTTAGCTGA